In a single window of the Cervus elaphus chromosome 1, mCerEla1.1, whole genome shotgun sequence genome:
- the ARHGAP1 gene encoding rho GTPase-activating protein 1, producing the protein MDPLSELQDDLTLDDPSQALNQLKLASIDEKNWPSDEMPDFPKSDDSKSSSPEPVTHLKWDDPYYDIARHQIVEVAGDDKYGRKIIVFSACRMPPSHQLDHSKLLGYLKHTLDQYVESDYTLLYLHHGLTSDNKPSFSWLRDAYREFDRKYKKNIKALYIVHPTMFIKTLLILFKPIISFKFGQKIFYVNYLSELSEHVKLEQLGIPRQVLKYDDFLKSTQKSPATAPKPMPPRPPLPNQQFGVSLQQLREKNPEQEPIPLVLRETVAYLRAHALTTEGIFRRSANTQIVREVQHKYNMGLPVDFEQYNELHLPAVILKTFLRELPEPLLTFDLYSHVVGFLNVDESQRVEATLQAFRTLPEENYLVLRFLTAFLVQVSALSDQNKMTNTNLAVVFGPNLLWAKDAAITLKAINPINTFTKFLLDHQGELFPSPNAKGL; encoded by the exons ATGGACCCGCTCTCAGAGCTGCAGGATGACCTGACCTTGGATGACCCCAGCCAGGCTCTGAACCAGCTGAAGCTAGCTTCCATCGATGAGAAGAACTGGCCCTCAGACGAAATGCCTGACTTTCCCAAGTCAG ATGACTCCAAGAGCAGCTCCCCAGAGCCTGTCACACACCTGAAGTGGGATGACCCTTACTACGACATCGCCCGGCACCAGATCGTGGAGGTGGCAG GAGATGACAAGTACGGGCGGAAGATCATTGTGTTCAGCGCCTGCCGAATGCCCCCGAGCCACCAGCTGGACCACAGCAAGCTCCTGGG GTACCTGAAGCACACCCTGGACCAGTACGTGGAGAGCGATTACACGCTGCTGTACCTACACCACGGCCTCACCAGCGACAACAAGCCCTCCTTCAGCTGGCTCCGGGATGCCTACCGGGAGTTTGACCGCAA GTACAAGAAGAACATCAAGGCTCTCTACATCGTGCACCCCACCATGTTCATCAAGACCCTGCTCATCCTCTTCAAGCCCATCATTAG CTTCAAGTTCGGGCAGAAGATCTTCTACGTGAATTACCTCAGTGAGCTGAGCGAGCATGTGAAGCTGGAGCAACTGGGGATCCCCCGCCAAGTGCTCAA GTATGATGACTTCCTCAAGTCCACACAGAAGAGCCCCGCAACTGCCCCCAAGCCCATGCCACCACGGCCCCCTCTGCCCAACCAGCAGTTCGGTGTCTCCTTACAGCA GCTCCGGGAGAAGAACCCAGAGCAGGAGCCCATTCCGCTCGTGCTGCGGGAGACTGTTGCCTACCTGCGGGCCCACG CTCTCACCACTGAGGGGATTTTCCGGAGGTCGGCCAACACCCAGATTGTCCGGGAAGTGCAGCACAAGTACAACATGG ggctgcCCGTGGACTTTGAGCAGTACAACGAGTTGCACCTGCCGGCAGTCATCCTCAAGACCTTCCTCCGGGAGCTTCCCGAGCCCCTGCTCACCTTTGACCTCTACTCCCACGTGGTGGGCTTCCTCA ACGTTGACGAGAGTCAGAGAGTGGAGGCGACGCTGCAGGCCTTCCGAACGCTGCCCGAGGAGAACTACCTGGTGCTGCGTTTCCTCACTGCCTTCCTGGTGCAG GTCTCGGCCCTCTCTGACCAGAACAAGATGACCAACACTAACCTGGCCGTCGTCTTCGGCCCTAACCTGCTGTGGGCCAAGGACGCCGCCATCACCCTCAAGGCTATTAATCCCATCAACACCTTCACTAAGTTCCTCCTGGATCACCAAGGAGAGTTGTTTCCTAGCCCCAATGCCAAGGGGCTCTGA